Proteins found in one Kluyveromyces marxianus DMKU3-1042 DNA, complete genome, chromosome 2 genomic segment:
- the RSC8 gene encoding Rsc8p produces MSVERADTDNDVKSGSPGTEVKGSGPVFPHLQQQQQQLVVENSKIDYEAEAKKLEEKANRFLAKQTHPVIIPSFAAWFDFDDIHELEKRALPSFFNESSRFKTPKAYKDVRNFMINTYRLSPYEYLTVTAVRRNIAMDVASVLKIHQFLEKWGLINYQIDPRSKPSLVGPSFTGHFQVVLDTPQGLKPFVPPEVVEDTESTSQTPAAESADGSSAPVTVKEEKKLEFKKPETFPVNLSLRKNVYDNLHDFNALRQLNLQSKHINRQYICFTCGNDATTIRYHNLRSKNVNICSRCFEEGHFGANFHSADFIRLTENSAASTSSWSDQELLLLLEGLEMYEDKWDKIVDHVGGAKTLEMCIEKFLSLPIEDKYINEILPKPAASQSDNKTKSISTTEAVDATIKSLLDGLNDKVLNEDIPKAASNISEKYVQEAQLVVQDLVEATLDKLDLKLKKVDQIEKSMKAERDIYIKETERLVNERLKLSKQIKDINAHLAELQITKRIVLSSDQKSETDISLMEKADAEHENELKKNEDIDIQSISKAEPQLYKKWSL; encoded by the coding sequence ATGAGTGTGGAACGTGCTGATACGGATAATGATGTGAAAAGTGGGTCACCGGGGACCGAGGTAAAGGGGTCAGGACCAGTTTTTCCACATTtacaacagcagcagcaacaactGGTTGTTGAAAATTCGAAGATTGACTACGAAGCCGAGGCCAAGAAGCTTGAGGAGAAGGCTAATCGTTTTTTGGCAAAACAAACACACCCTGTGATAATTCCTTCATTTGCGGCATGGTTTGATTTTGACGATATTCATGAGTTAGAGAAGAGGGCGTTGCCAAGTTTTTTCAACGAGTCATCTCGGTTTAAGACACCAAAGGCATACAAAGATGTCAGAAATTTCATGATAAACACATATAGACTTTCTCCATATGAATATTTGACTGTGACCGCTGTTCGGAGAAACATTGCCATGGATGTTGCTTCAGTGTTGAAGATTCAtcaatttttggaaaaatggGGTTTGATCAATTACCAGATCGATCCCAGGTCAAAGCCATCCCTCGTCGGACCAAGTTTTACCGGTCACTTCCAGGTAGTGCTAGATACGCCTCAAGGTTTGAAACCCTTTGTTCCACCTGAAGTTGTAGAAGATACAGAATCAACTTCGCAAACTCCAGCAGCTGAATCTGCAGATGGCTCATCAGCTCCTGTCACggtcaaagaagagaagaaattggAATTCAAAAAACCAGAGACATTCCCAGTCAATCTCTCTCTAAGAAAAAATGTTTACGATAACTTGCACGATTTCAATGCACTTCGTCAACTCAATTTACAATCTAAACATATCAACAGACAATATATTTGTTTCACCTGTGGTAATGACGCCACTACTATTCGTTACCATAATTTAAGATCAAAGAATGTAAACATATGTTCTCGTTGTTTCGAAGAAGGTCACTTCGGTGCCAATTTCCACTCAGCAGATTTCATCAGATTAACAGAAAACTCAGCAGCTAGTACTAGCTCGTGGTCTGATCAGGAGCTCCTACTCCTTCTAGAAGGTTTAGAAATGTATGAAGATAAATGGGATAAAATTGTGGACCATGTTGGAGGAGCGAAGACCTTGGAAATGTgtattgaaaagttcttaAGTTTGCCTATCGAAGACAAGTATATCAATGAAATACTTCCAAAGCCGGCTGCTTCGCAATCAgataacaaaacaaaatcgATAAGTACTACTGAAGCTGTTGATGCTACGATAAAGTCATTACTAGACGGTTTAAATGATAAAGTGCTAAACGAAGATATTCCAAAGGCAGCCTCGAATATTTCCGAAAAGTACGTTCAGGAAGCTCAACTAGTAGTACAGGACCTCGTCGAAGCAACTTTAGATAAActtgacttgaagctgaaAAAAGTAGATCAAATAGAAAAATCTATGAAGGCAGAAAGAGATATTtatatcaaagaaactgAAAGATTGGTAAATGAAAGATTGAAGTTAAGCAAGCAAATAAAGGACATAAATGCCCATCTAGCTGAACTACAGATCACCAAAAGAATTGTATTATCATCGGACCAAAAAAGCGAAACTGACATCTCTTTGATGGAGAAAGCCGATGCAGAACACGAGAATGagctaaagaagaatgaagatATCGACATTCAAAGTATTTCTAAGGCAGAACCTCAATTATATAAGAAATGGTCTCTTTAA
- the SRN2 gene encoding ESCRT-I subunit protein SRN2 codes for MIPELPPRPDRPQSEEILPCQEISLPPNVELLTTEDIQHLLQQREKLKDYSKRFNDPALSNVVDESAEWRKDSQELLKAFEALSGEKKELKSQLDVYKKLEFDYLKKWQDLDHIISNKFDNEALKKQLRHKIIDLDEKSSRMVNDIPVNDESLDVFLEQFILERTDYHLQREKLATWEYQDILKKP; via the coding sequence ATGATACCTGAACTTCCCCCAAGACCAGATCGTCCACAATCCGAGGAGATTTTACCTTGTCAAGAAATCAGTTTACCACCAAATGTTGAATTACTAACAACCGAAGATATCCAACATTTACTCCAACAGAGAGAAAAGCTTAAAGATTACAGTAAGAGATTTAATGATCCAGCCCTCTCCAACGTAGTGGATGAATCTGCTGAATGGAGAAAAGATTCACAAGAATTATTGAAAGCATTTGAAGCACTATcaggagaaaaaaaggaattgaaATCACAACTTGATGTGTATAAGAAGTTGGAATTTGActatttgaagaaatggcAAGATTTAGATCATATCATAAGTAATAAGTTTGACAATGAGGCTCTGAAGAAACAGCTTCGACATAAGATAATCGATCTCGATGAGAAGTCATCCCGCATGGTTAATGATATTCCAGTAAATGATGAGTCGCTAGATGTTTTCCTGGAGCAGTTCATATTAGAAAGAACAGATTATCATTTGCAAAGAGAGAAACTTGCTACATGGGAATATCAAGATATTCTAAAGAAACCATGA
- the PEX7 gene encoding Pex7p, which yields MLKYHMKGYSGYGVAYSPFYDNKLAVASGSNFGLVGNGRLTILDIMPNGQLMESNSFLTQDGLFDLAWNESHENQCLVAQGDGSLRLFDIKLKDYPVAIFKEHSREVFSCNWNMIQKQLFVSSSWDGKVKVWSLMRPHSMLTLSPNDTNAAATLNKTSTVAPVRVPMSNQKDHQNADGNKECIYQATFSPHDPNIVLCCSGNSFVSLFDLRVPNNGLPQHQFLGHGGFESLTCDFNKYRPHIIATGGVDKMIKVWDLRMCRKMLSQGHQPININEIQGHELAVRKIAWSPHHSNMLLSTSYDMTCRIWTDLSDDGHRLTGKTNSIDPAHGCRFIFMEHTEFVFGADWSLWGTPGFVASTGWDGQVCIWNGLR from the coding sequence ATGCTAAAGTATCATATGAAAGGGTACAGTGGCTACGGTGTAGCTTACTCACCTTTTTATGACAATAAATTGGCGGTGGCCTCAGGTTCCAACTTTGGACTTGTTGGTAACGGGAGACTTACTATCCTAGACATAATGCCTAATGGTCAACTTATGGAATCAAATTCGTTTTTAACTCAAGATGGGCTTTTTGATTTAGCATGGAATGAATCGCATGAAAACCAGTGTCTTGTTGCCCAAGGAGATGGCTCCCTCAGATTATTCGATATTAAATTGAAGGATTATCCGGTAGCGATCTTTAAAGAACATAGTAGGGAAGTGTTTAGTTGTAATTGGAATATGATACAAAAGCAACTGTTTGTGAGTAGCTCATGGGATGGAAAAGTTAAAGTATGGTCTTTGATGAGGCCACACAGTATGCTAACATTGAGTCCGAATGATACAAATGCTGCAGCCACACTTAATAAAACATCCACTGTTGCACCTGTACGTGTGCCGATGTCGAACCAAAAAGACCATCAGAATGCTGATGGAAACAAAGAATGCATATATCAGGCTACCTTTTCACCTCATGACCCGAACATAGTTCTCTGTTGTTCAGGTAACTCTTTCGTTTCATTGTTCGATTTAAGAGTACCAAATAACGGATTACCTCAGCATCAATTTTTGGGTCATGGTGGATTCGAATCATTGACATGCGACTTCAACAAATATAGGCCGCATATAATTGCCACTGGTGGTGTAGACAAAATGATTAAAGTTTGGGATTTGCGAATGTGCAGGAAAATGCTTTCCCAAGGTCATCAACCAATCAACATTAATGAGATCCAAGGCCATGAACTTGCGGTCAGAAAGATAGCATGGTCTCCACATCACAGCAATATGCTATTATCCACGTCATACGATATGACATGCAGAATTTGGACAGATCTAAGTGACGACGGCCACAGATTGACTGGTAAAACAAATAGTATTGATCCAGCCCATGGTTGtagatttatttttatGGAACATACAGAATTTGTTTTCGGCGCAGATTGGAGTTTATGGGGTACCCCAGGCTTTGTTGCTTCCACTGGTTGGGATGGCCAAGTTTGCATTTGGAATGGTTTAAGGTAA
- the SAN1 gene encoding ubiquitin-protein ligase SAN1, producing MSNANERPEENMAGRGNMENGSNGGDPGSNGSGGSRSHFTIAINYATLSGNGEQNGASAGTGVFPPMIFRFADVPSDTSSGRLNEVIALASEYIFQTLTRDQRRQRGLTREAFEKLELRDVDTLEDNTCAICYDELTNDPKDFANLSSKRSREGENGDGNDDEGNAEESVPDSPRKRQRTVESEEEDLNVDVNSDPFQVPGPTPTPTPTPISTTATEPAESAGPANTTTTEPNLDSAPNTNNSPNSQGEDASNYGHSATVLPCGHIFGRDCLFTWTTEHNSCPICRASILSEDELNDVHNRENESAGAAMNNGNGPDAAQQSTFESIRRLLYERSPEPAVANNIAERNTNTNVNNTGEQSTSSDNSEHPTTGDSSNTSTNTGATDSRQAGDATQDITNTNNNTSRSFSTSFIFFLSDIHAHPRTTATMPNSDTTGANQSAGRAASPSPATNISQGSFLDARNERSNTNTNTDTNTNTNTNTDTTTERASTGTTTGNNTNNINTGVNGPTITHFNDLPEDNRRLLGNIRAILRRAQEERNSTGRPTDNNEQTANSQNNTGAHDLGQNTRRFFNLLPLLGRRQQSPGNNETNTTTPSNSQPPSTDLHTDPALENRYSAYLEHLNTLRNGNRPPTESTGSRFRLPSFFRLGRQQAAHRHEGGRRPSDEQNNVTNNPLLNPNANLFSSGVASYRHANGVRTVNFTGDIPEPPTATNTPQANQQQENDDEQQQQHQDQE from the coding sequence ATGTCTAATGCTAATGAACGACCTGAAGAGAACATGGCTGGCCGTGGGAATATGGAGAACGGCAGCAACGGTGGGGATCCTGGGAGTAATGGAAGTGGAGGATCCAGAAGTCATTTTACTATTGCGATAAATTATGCTACGCTGTCAGGGAATGGCGAGCAAAACGGTGCAAGTGCGGGCACTGGTGTGTTTCCACCGATGATATTTCGATTTGCGGATGTGCCCAGTGACACATCTTCTGGGAGATTGAATGAAGTGATTGCATTGGCAAGTGAATACATTTTCCAGACTTTGACCCGGGATCAAAGGAGACAGAGAGGTCTTACCAGAGAGGCATTTGAGAAATTGGAGCTAAGAGACGTGGATACTCTGGAAGATAATACATGTGCAATCTGTTATGATGAGCTAACGAATGATCCAAAGGATTTTGCCAATTTGTCTTCGAAAAGAAGTAGAGAAGGTGAGAATGGAGATGGAAATGACGATGAAGGAAATGCGGAGGAGTCGGTTCCTGATtcaccaagaaaaagacagCGTACCGTAGAATCAGAGGAAGAGGATTTGAATGTCGATGTAAACTCAGACCCATTTCAAGTTCCAGGCCCAACACCTACTCCAACCCCGACCCCCATCTCGACGACGGCCACAGAACCAGCAGAATCAGCAGGACCGGCAAACACAACGACAACGGAGCCTAACCTAGATTCTGCTCCGAACACGAATAATAGCCCTAATAGCCAAGGTGAAGATGCTTCAAATTATGGTCACTCAGCTACCGTACTACCGTGTGGCCACATTTTTGGACGAGATTGTCTCTTCACGTGGACAACCGAACACAACAGCTGTCCTATTTGCAGAGCATCGATTCTGAGCGAAGACGAGTTAAATGACGTACATAATAGAGAGAATGAGTCAGCAGGTGCAGCCATGAATAATGGCAACGGTCCGGATGCCGCACAACAGTCAACCTTTGAGTCCATCAGAAGATTGCTTTACGAGAGATCTCCAGAACCTGCAGTAGCCAACAATATTGCAGAAAGAAATACCAACACCAATGTCAACAACACTGGTGAACAATCTACAAGTTCCGATAATAGTGAACACCCAACCACTGGCGATAGCTCCAATACCAGTACGAATACGGGTGCGACTGATAGCAGACAAGCAGGTGATGCTACTCAAGATATTACAAACACTAACAACAACACATCAAGGTCCTTTTCTACAAgctttatctttttcttatcTGATATCCATGCGCATCCGCGTACAACGGCAACAATGCCAAATTCTGATACTACAGGAGCTAATCAATCTGCAGGACGTGCTGCCTCTCCATCTCCTGCAACGAATATTTCACAAGGTTCTTTCTTGGATGCAAGAAATGAGAGATctaataccaataccaataccgataccaataccaataccaataccaatacgGATACAACTACCGAAAGAGCAAGTACAGGAACAACTACGGGGAATAATACtaacaatatcaatacaGGAGTGAATGGACCGACAATAACCCATTTCAACGATTTGCCGGAGGATAATAGAAGGTTATTAGGAAACATCAGAGCTATCCTTCGTAGAGCgcaagaagagagaaattCTACCGGACGTCCAACGGATAACAACGAGCAAACAGCAAACTCACAGAACAACACTGGCGCCCACGATCTTGGACAAAACACCCGAAGGTTCTTCAACCTCTTACCACTTCTTGGTCGCAGACAACAATCACCTGGCAACAACGAAACAAATACGACAACGCCTAGCAATTCACAGCCTCCTTCTACGGACCTACATACTGATCCTGCATTGGAGAACCGTTACTCAGCATACTTGGAACATCTTAATACCCTGCGTAATGGTAACCGTCCTCCCACAGAATCAACTGGAAGTAGGTTCAGAttaccttcttttttcagGTTGGGACGCCAGCAAGCTGCTCATCGCCATGAAGGTGGTAGAAGGCCTTCTGATGAACAGAACAATGTAACAAATAACCCACTTTTAAATCCAAATGCCAACCTTTTCAGCTCCGGTGTAGCCAGTTATCGTCATGCCAACGGTGTAAGAACCGTTAATTTCACAGGTGACATCCCCGAGCCACCAACAGCTACAAACACACCACAGGCTaatcaacaacaagaaaatgatgatgaacaacagcaacaacaccaaGATCAAGAGTAG
- the YPS1 gene encoding pepsin-like aspartic protease produces the protein MRLSDVCVGTLLASVVSGGSISRRDVSEVGESNRKHLVMSFDKLRGNDATDASHEKRQLGRFVKRDNGHVEVEIDNQQTFYSVDLSIGTPSQNVSVLVDTGSSDLWVPGSGNPYCSNSKGKRQNADFISSLAGEFTSLFGGGGGGDFTSTVILSGSGIGGGGGTFTDSDVPDASGTDLPTGTQSVPSSEATLDCSKYHTFNSAKSSTWKSNKTKFYISYADNTFAEGVWGIDKMHLDDVDVSGLSFAVSNLTDSQFGVLGIGLTGSESTYSGALSRSDRYQYDNFPLVLKRNGVIDKTAYSVFLNKLEAKSGSILFGAVDHNKYSGTLYTVPLVNSLKSKGYDTVIRLSVTLQGVGITTSDSKTTITQTKYPALLDTGATFCYFPEDLASAIADKVNASYDSKSGYYLVDCNSGDDYTVAFDFGGFHINSPLSDYMISTSGSSKTCIMGILPQQDNEISLGDAFLTSAYVVYDLEDEEISLAQANYNSNSEDIEVISSAVPSAQKAPGYSSTWVSAQSMSSGGNIFTTQDNSNNSSTTTTASSSGFNSNSGSGSGSASATSTTKSDSSKNGKSSGAAAGLKLPSIPVLIALILGLTVPALF, from the coding sequence ATGAGATTGAGCGATGTTTGCGTGGGAACACTGCTAGCATCAGTGGTGTCTGGAGGATCGATCTCCAGACGTGACGTTTCAGAGGTTGGCGAGTCGAACAGAAAGCATCTCGTGATGTCGTTCGACAAGTTGCGAGGCAACGATGCGACTGATGCATCGCATGAGAAGCGCCAGTTAGGCCGTTTCGTGAAGCGGGACAATGGCCATGTCGAGGTCGAGATTGACAACCAGCAGACTTTCTACTCGGTCGATCTTTCGATCGGGACTCCGTCGCAGAACGTTAGCGTTTTGGTCGACACCGGGTCGTCCGACTTGTGGGTTCCCGGGTCCGGGAACCCGTACTGTTCCAACTCCAAGGGCAAGAGACAAAACGCTGACTTCATATCGTCGCTTGCGGGCGAATTTACCAGTCTATTTGGAGGCGGTGGAGGCGGTGATTTCACGTCTACCGTAATCTTGTCCGGGTCTGGAATTGGAGGCGGTGGTGGAACGTTCACCGATTCAGACGTGCCAGACGCTTCCGGCACAGACCTACCCACAGGAACCCAGTCCGTCCCCTCGAGCGAGGCAACGTTGGACTGCTCCAAATACCACACTTTCAACTCGGCAAAATCGTCTACGTGGAAGTCCAACAAGACCAAATTCTACATCTCTTACGCAGACAACACTTTTGCCGAAGGTGTGTGGGGTATCGATAAGATGCATTTGGACGACGTCGACGTTAGCGGGTTGAGTTTCGCCGTATCGAACCTCACAGACTCCCAGTTCGGTGTGCTAGGTATTGGTTTGACTGGTTCAGAATCCACTTACTCGGGCGCCCTGAGCCGTTCTGACCGTTACCAGTACGACAATTTCCCGCTCGTCTTGAAGAGAAACGGCGTCATCGACAAGACCGCATACTCCgtcttcttgaacaaactAGAAGCAAAATCAGGCTCCATCCTGTTCGGAGCCGTCGACCACAACAAATATTCCGGTACCTTGTACACCGTTCCCTTGGTAAATTCCTTGAAGAGCAAGGGCTACGATACCGTTATTAGATTGTCCGTCACTTTACAAGGTGTCGGGATCACCACATCGGATTCCAAGACTACGATCACCCAAACAAAATACCCAGCTTTGCTAGATACTGGTGCCACATTCTGCTACTTCCCAGAAGACTTGGCAAGCGCTATCGCAGATAAAGTTAACGCATCTTACGACTCAAAAAGTGGATACTACCTCGTCGACTGTAACAGTGGCGATGATTACACCGTCGCATTCGATTTCGGTGGTTTCCACATCAACTCTCCATTGAGCGACTACATGATCTCCACCTCCGGATCATCAAAGACCTGTATCATGGGTATTCTACCGCAGCAGGACAACGAAATTTCCCTCGGTGATGCCTTCTTGACAAGTGCATATGTCGTCTACGATTTGGAAGACGAAGAAATCTCTTTGGCACAGGCTAACTACAACTCAAACAGCGAAGATATCGAAGTCATCAGCAGTGCCGTGCCAAGCGCCCAAAAGGCCCCAGGTTACTCTAGCACTTGGGTCAGCGCACAATCTATGTCGTCTGGCGGGAACATATTCACCACCCAGgacaacagcaacaactcttcaacaacaacaaccgCTTCTTCCTCAGGTTTCAACTCTAACTCGGGCTCTGGTTCAGGAAGTGCAAGCGCTACTTCTACTACCAAGAGCGATTCCTccaaaaatggaaaatcAAGCGGTGCCGCTGCAGGCCTGAAATTACCCTCGATCCCAGTCCTAATTGCTCTAATTCTAGGTCTGACCGTTCCTGCATTATTCTAA
- the PEX4 gene encoding E2 ubiquitin-protein ligase peroxin 4: MNRLAKEYKGIQRRLAESEWLEEMWPVMEEEEEEAETGNSEGGNLSEWVARFWGPEGTPFEGFLLEVTLSVDVRRYPLTAPRVAFRRRTVAHPNVQYESGEICLDVLKEAWTPVYGLVDLVDAVRRLLGEPGLESPLDVDMARVYAEDYAAYGQVVRYRLMEASAGVRRADS; encoded by the coding sequence ATGAACAGACTTGCAAAGGAGTACAAGGGGATCCAACGGCGGCTAGCGGAGAGCGAGTGGCTGGAGGAGATGTGGCCTGTGAtggaggaggaagaggaagaggcTGAGACTGGGAACAGTGAGGGCGGCAATCTTTCGGAGTGGGTGGCGCGGTTCTGGGGGCCTGAAGGGACGCCGTTTGAGGGGTTCTTGCTAGAGGTGACATTGTCGGTTGACGTTCGGCGGTACCCGCTAACGGCGCCGCGCGTGGCGTTTAGACGGCGGACCGTGGCACACCCGAACGTTCAGTACGAGAGCGGGGAGATCTGCTTGGACGTGTTGAAAGAGGCGTGGACGCCGGTGTACGGGTTGGTGGACTTGGTGGACGCTGTGCGGCGGCTTCTTGGAGAGCCGGGGCTGGAGTCGCCGCTGGACGTGGACATGGCGCGGGTGTACGCGGAGGACTACGCGGCGTACGGGCAGGTGGTGCGGTACAGGTTGATGGAGGCGTCGGCGGGGGTTCGAAGGGCGGACTCCTGA
- a CDS encoding RidA family protein — MKQITWKDVGVENGFPLISPGYVTDPSSKLLFSSGCVGTDANNELPEDLEQQARNAMRNLQTVLETSGSSLSHVLKVLLFVSDPGYAGVVNKVFKEFFPNQPARSCIVVSFPNNKLKVELECIAEIPKQKKKKRWFKL; from the coding sequence ATGAAGCAAATCACCTGGAAAGACGTCGGCGTCGAGAACGGGTTCCCGTTGATCTCGCCCGGTTACGTCACTGATCCCTCAAGCAAGCTGCTTTTCAGCAGTGGGTGTGTCGGCACAGATGCCAACAACGAACTGCCCGAGGACCTCGAACAGCAGGCGAGAAACGCAATGCGCAACTTGCAAACGGTCCTCGAGACATCGGGGTCGTCGCTGTCGCACGTTCTCAAGGTGTTGCTCTTTGTTTCGGACCCCGGATACGCCGGAGTTGTGAATAAAGTGttcaaagaattcttcCCAAACCAACCGGCAAGATCGTGCATTGTGGTTTCGTTCCCCAACAACAAGTTGAAGGTCGAGCTCGAGTGCATTGCTGAGATTCccaagcaaaagaaaaagaagagatggTTCAAGTTGTGA
- the SUE1 gene encoding Sue1p: MPFLKSKAGQMYRQLPRVPTTRFLSPQELTSDILFSGYRPIVCPLRENPLFQAKVKEAEAKSRQEAESQAQAQAKAQAKETKDPQEEEHPFMAGPNGTGGILSGGVNGTWRYNPRIPNKLLQSALWSSSAMGMEYYPEWNAIPSKVSASLKPFQLDSDMETRPGVKLQDELQDDKTVDQYEQVVQEYLQQWRGK, translated from the coding sequence ATGCCCTTTTTAAAGTCGAAGGCTGGTCAGATGTACAGACAGTTGCCTCGCGTGCCCACGACCAGGTTTCTCTCGCCGCAAGAGCTCACGTCTGATATATTATTCAGCGGATACAGGCCCATCGTGTGTCCGTTGCGGGAGAACCCGTTGTTCCAGGCGAAGGTGAAGGAAGCCGAAGCTAAATCGAGACAGGAGGCCGAATCGcaggcccaggcccaggcTAAGGCCCAGGCCAAGGAAACCAAGGACCCTCAGGAAGAAGAGCACCCGTTCATGGCTGGTCCCAATGGGACAGGGGGTATTTTATCTGGCGGTGTGAACGGAACATGGCGATACAACCCGCGTATACCCAACAAGCTTCTCCAGAGTGCGCTTTGGTCGAGCAGTGCGATGGGGATGGAGTACTATCCGGAGTGGAATGCCATTCCCAGCAAGGTATCTGCCAGTTTGAAGCCGTTCCAGCTGGACAGCGACATGGAGACACGGCCCGGCGTGAAGTTACAGGACGAGCTGCAAGACGACAAGACAGTAGACCAGTACGAGCAAGTGGTGCAAGAGTACTTGCAACAATGGAGGGGCAAGTGA